One Carassius gibelio isolate Cgi1373 ecotype wild population from Czech Republic chromosome B18, carGib1.2-hapl.c, whole genome shotgun sequence DNA segment encodes these proteins:
- the rnpepl1 gene encoding aminopeptidase RNPEPL1 has translation MAELQRPTLCCCRKVLSVAGNKSCEGGRSLAHCRLVDVASASNFHSFKLRHFHLDLHLNFAIKRMTGWQVLELTPVQPGVQSLILDTHPSLLIHSVDCKVPGASGAPDVFLSLTYRIEPFTDYGSSLNISLPAAVIRPHRAFRVTIRYTSTDGPAIWWLDAELTCGQTRPLVFTQGHSVCNRSFFPCFDTPAVKSTYSATVRVPEGVTVLMSASRSAYSKQDRVFQFSMEYPVPAYLVALVAGDLQHADIGPRSRVWAEPCILTCAVSKLGGSVERWLNVAEGLFGPYVWGRYDIVFLPPSFPIVAMENPCLTFIISSILESQEFLLIDVIHEIAHGWFGNAVTNATWEEMWLSEGLATYAQRRITTEAYGEAFTCLETVFRLDALHRQMRLLGDNNPVSKLQAKFEPGINPSSLMNLFTYEKGFCFVSYLSQLCGDIKRFDSFLKAYIEKFRFSSVVAQDLLDFFLGFFPELKESCVAQREGLEFERWLNGCGPPLCEPDLSAGRALTGPVQHLCDLWGVDAPDPQVISTFDLSSWSTFQTVLFLDRLLDRSPLPQEVMSFLSSCYSALLDGMNAEVQIRWLQIVVRNSFYPDLPRVRSFLNKHTSRMYTVPLYEDLCGGVMKCFAVEVFYQTQARLHPNLRRTLQQILFQSSALNTSTAPSLFTSPPSAPSSPTDPPANGTIALRDVNVSA, from the exons ATGGCCGAGCTGCAGCGGCCGACGCTGTGCTGCTGTCGGAAAGTGCTGTCCGTGGCCGGTAATAAGTCCTGCGAGGGCGGCCGGAGTCTGGCGCACTGTCGCCTGGTGGACGTCGCGTCGGCGTCCAACTTCCACAGCTTTAAACTCCGACATTTCCACCTGGACCTCCACCTGAACTTCGCCATCAAGAGGATGACGGGATGGCAGGTTCTGGAGCTCACGCCCGTCCAGCCCGGCGTCCAGTCGCTCATTCTGGACACGCACCCTTCATTATTAATTCATTCCGTGGACTGCAAGGTGCCCGGCGCGTCCGGTGCTCCCGACGTGTTTTTGTCGCTCACCTACCGAATAGAACCATTCACCGATTACGGCTCGTCTCTGAACATCAGCCTCCCGGCCGCGGTGATCCGGCCGCACCGGGCTTTCCGTGTCACCATCCGCTACACTTCCACAGACGGCCCTGCG ATTTGGTGGCTCGATGCCGAGCTGACATGCGGACAAACGCGTCCGTTGGTCTTCACTCAGGGTCACTCAGTCTGCAACCGCTCATTTTTTCCCTGTTTTGACACCCCAGCCGTCAAAAGCACCTACTCTGCCACTGTTAGG GTACCAGAGGGTGTCACAGTGTTGATGAGTGCCTCAAGAAGTGCGTACTCTAAACAGGACAGGGTTTTCCAGTTCTCCATGGAGTACCCTGTCCCAGCCTACTTGGTTGCTCTGGTGGCAGGAGACCTACAGCATGCAGACATTGGGCCCAG GAGTCGTGTGTGGGCAGAGCCCTGCATCCTGACGTGTGCGGTCAGTAAACTGGGTGGCAGTGTGGAACGCTGGCTTAATGTGGCAGAGGGCCTTTTTGGGCCTTATGTATGGGGAAG GTACGACATAGTGTTCCTCCCTCCTTCATTCCCCATCGTTGCCATGGAGAATCCCTGTCTTACTTTCATCATTTCCTCTATACTGGAGAGTCAAGAGTTTCTTCTGATCGACGTCATCCATGAGATCGCTCACGGCTGGTTTGGCAATGCGGTCACCAATGCTACCTGGGAAGAGATGTGGCTCAGTGAGGGTCTGGCCACTTATGCTCAGAGGCGCATTACCACAGAGGCCTATG GAGAAGCCTTCACTTGTCTTGAGACTGTGTTCCGTCTAGATGCTCTTCACAGACAGATGCGTCTTCTTGGAGACAACAATCCTGTCAGTAAGCTGCAGGCCAAATTTGAGCCAG GTATAAACCCCAGCAGTCTAATGAATCTGTTCACCTATGAGAAAGGCTTCTGCTTTGTATCTTACCTCTCACAGCTGTGCGGTGACATCAAGAGATTTGATAGCTTCCTTAAG GCCTACATTGAGAAGTTCAGATTCAGCAGCGTGGTCGCTCAGGATCTGTTGGACTTTTTCCTTGGCTTCTTCCCTGAGCTGAAGGAGAGCTGTGTTGCTCAACGAGAGG GTCTGGAATTTGAGCGATGGCTAAATGGCTGTGGTCCTCCGTTATGTGAACCGGATCTGTCGGCGGGTAGAGCTCTCACAGGCCCTGTTCAGCACCTGTGTGATCTTTGGGGAGTGGATGCACCTGACCCACAAGTGATCTCTACATTTGACCTCTCCTCCTGGAGCACCTTTCAGACCGTCCTCTTCCTGGACCGACTTCTAGACCGCTCACCTCTGCCTCaag AGGTGATGAGTTTTTTGTCAAGCTGCTACTCTGCGTTGTTGGACGGCATGAACGCTGAAGTCCAGATTCGATGGCTGCAGATTGTAGTGCGGAACAGCTTTTATCCTGATCTGCCCCGAGTTCGCAGCTTCTTGAATAAACAT ACCTCACGGATGTACACCGTGCCCCTTTACGAGGATCTGTGCGGAGGGGTGATGAAGTGTTTTGCTGTGGAGGTATTTTATCAAACTCAGGCCCGTTTGCACCCAAATCTACGCAGGACACTTCAGCAGATACTGTTCCAGAGCAGCGCCCTCAACACCAGCACAGCTCCTTCTCTATTCACTTCCCCCCCCTCTGCCCCTTCGTCGCCCACAGACCCCCCTGCCAACGGGACCATCGCCCTGCGAGACGTCAATGTGTCCGCTTGA